In a single window of the Ruminococcus albus 7 = DSM 20455 genome:
- the uxaC gene encoding glucuronate isomerase yields MKSFMDKDFVLKNPTAITLYENYAKDMPIFDFHCHLSVEEIYNDKKFSSITECWLGGDHYKWRLMREMGVDESYITGDKSDLDKFMKYAEVMPYAIGNPIFHWTHMELRRYFDIEDILSPKTAKDIFDKCNEKLTTLTARKMISMSGVKKLFTTDDPIDDLHFHKLLAEDDSFDVEVYPAFRPDKAINIELPTFVPYIAKLADAADVRIDDIDSLCKALTNRIEFFDKAGCVCSDHALDVVMYKPADKAKVDKILKKALNGDDLTYDEIEQYKGYILVHLGKQYSRLGWVQQYHIGALRNNSRRYMSLLGPDTGFDAIEDQTFAKKLSLLLDELDSTDELPKTILYCLNPRDNEVLATIMNCFQQGGVVGKMQFGSAWWFNDQKDGMEKQLTALSQLGLVSKFIGMLTDSRSFLSYTRHDYFRRILCNMFGTLIEDGEYPADIDFVGEIVKDICYNNAIAYFTK; encoded by the coding sequence ATGAAAAGTTTTATGGATAAGGATTTTGTACTGAAGAATCCAACAGCCATTACCCTTTACGAGAATTACGCAAAGGATATGCCGATATTTGATTTCCATTGTCATCTCAGCGTTGAGGAGATATACAATGATAAGAAGTTTTCTTCCATCACTGAATGCTGGCTTGGCGGTGACCATTACAAATGGCGCCTGATGCGAGAGATGGGTGTTGACGAGAGCTACATCACAGGTGATAAAAGCGATCTTGATAAGTTCATGAAATACGCGGAAGTGATGCCTTATGCTATCGGAAATCCTATTTTCCACTGGACTCATATGGAACTCAGACGTTACTTTGATATCGAGGACATCCTTTCGCCTAAAACAGCTAAGGATATATTCGATAAGTGCAACGAAAAGCTCACTACACTCACTGCAAGAAAAATGATATCTATGAGCGGTGTTAAAAAGTTGTTTACCACCGATGATCCCATTGATGATCTTCATTTCCACAAACTGCTGGCTGAGGATGATTCTTTCGATGTTGAAGTATATCCTGCTTTCAGACCCGATAAGGCTATAAATATCGAGCTTCCTACTTTCGTTCCTTATATAGCAAAGCTTGCAGATGCTGCAGATGTAAGGATAGACGATATAGATTCACTTTGCAAGGCTCTTACAAACCGTATCGAATTCTTCGATAAAGCAGGTTGTGTATGCTCCGATCATGCACTTGATGTAGTAATGTACAAGCCTGCTGATAAGGCAAAGGTAGATAAGATACTCAAAAAGGCTTTGAACGGTGATGATCTTACATACGATGAGATCGAGCAGTACAAGGGTTATATACTTGTACATCTTGGAAAGCAGTACTCACGCCTCGGCTGGGTACAGCAGTACCATATAGGAGCACTGAGAAATAATTCCCGCAGGTATATGAGTCTACTCGGCCCCGATACAGGATTCGATGCCATAGAAGATCAGACATTTGCTAAAAAGCTTTCTCTGCTGCTTGATGAACTTGACAGCACAGATGAACTTCCCAAGACTATACTGTACTGTCTGAATCCCCGTGATAATGAAGTGCTTGCTACTATCATGAACTGCTTCCAGCAGGGCGGCGTTGTTGGTAAGATGCAGTTTGGTTCGGCATGGTGGTTCAACGATCAGAAGGACGGTATGGAAAAGCAGCTTACTGCGCTTTCACAGCTTGGACTTGTATCGAAATTCATCGGTATGCTTACAGACAGCAGAAGCTTCCTTTCGTATACCCGTCATGATTATTTCAGACGTATACTCTGTAATATGTTCGGTACTCTTATCGAAGACGGTGAGTATCCTGCTGATATCGATTTTGTAGGAGAGATTGTAAAAGATATCTGCTACAATAATGCGATAGCTTATTTTACCAAATAG
- a CDS encoding tagaturonate reductase, with amino-acid sequence MKELNRTNHTVPKKKVRILQFGEGNFLRAFVDWIIQQMNNKGLTDAGVVIVQPTPTGRINEIASQDGLYTLCLEGIDDGKSVQKREIIDVVSDVCDPYTQYAKFLELAENEDLETIISNTTEAGIALDKTDTDFSVCPKSFPGKMLAFLKARYDHFNGDKNKGLAIVPCELIDHNGDELKRILIELARINGMDEAFIDWITSANHFTNTLVDRIVPGYPKDNAEAICNETGFHDVNIVKGEVFHLWVLQKEPFVQEKLPADKAGLNVIYADDITPYKQRKVKILNGSHTAMVPVAYLCGIDTVREAVEDEDVGRFIRELVNDEIKPTIDLPANEMDAFANSVFDRFMNPFIRHELMSIALNSTTKFVTRLLPTYKYHLERFGSAPKHILFAFAALTVFYRGRRGEEVIALKDDEKYLRFWNELWQLSDCEDIARKALSASDIWGCDLCTDDNVRQVAGHIKAITENGMRTALKAFLGDEI; translated from the coding sequence ATGAAAGAACTAAACAGAACAAATCACACCGTACCGAAGAAAAAGGTAAGGATACTTCAGTTCGGTGAGGGTAACTTTTTAAGGGCTTTTGTTGACTGGATAATCCAGCAGATGAATAATAAGGGTCTTACCGATGCAGGTGTAGTCATAGTACAGCCTACTCCCACAGGGAGGATAAATGAGATAGCTTCTCAGGATGGACTCTACACACTTTGTCTTGAAGGCATCGATGACGGCAAGAGCGTTCAGAAACGTGAGATCATAGATGTAGTGAGTGATGTTTGTGATCCATATACTCAGTATGCAAAGTTTCTTGAACTGGCTGAGAATGAGGATCTTGAAACAATTATATCAAATACAACAGAAGCTGGTATCGCTCTTGATAAAACGGATACTGATTTCTCAGTATGCCCTAAAAGCTTCCCCGGTAAGATGCTGGCTTTCCTGAAAGCAAGATATGACCATTTTAACGGTGATAAAAACAAGGGTCTTGCAATAGTTCCCTGTGAGCTTATCGACCATAACGGTGATGAACTGAAGCGTATTCTTATTGAGCTTGCTCGCATCAACGGTATGGATGAGGCATTCATTGACTGGATCACATCAGCAAACCATTTTACCAATACTCTTGTTGACAGGATCGTTCCTGGTTATCCGAAGGATAATGCAGAGGCTATCTGTAATGAAACAGGGTTCCATGATGTCAATATCGTCAAGGGCGAAGTTTTTCACCTGTGGGTACTTCAGAAAGAACCTTTTGTACAGGAAAAACTCCCCGCTGACAAGGCAGGGCTCAACGTTATCTATGCAGATGATATAACTCCTTATAAGCAGCGCAAGGTAAAGATACTTAACGGTTCTCATACCGCTATGGTACCCGTTGCATATCTTTGCGGGATCGACACAGTACGTGAGGCTGTTGAAGATGAGGATGTGGGCAGATTCATAAGAGAACTTGTTAACGATGAGATCAAGCCTACTATAGATCTTCCCGCTAATGAGATGGATGCTTTTGCAAACAGCGTATTTGACCGTTTCATGAATCCTTTCATTCGTCATGAGCTTATGTCCATAGCACTTAATTCAACTACCAAGTTCGTTACAAGACTTCTCCCCACTTACAAGTATCATCTCGAACGTTTTGGCAGTGCTCCAAAACATATCCTGTTCGCATTTGCTGCACTTACAGTATTTTACAGAGGCAGGAGAGGTGAAGAAGTTATAGCTCTGAAGGATGATGAAAAGTATCTGCGCTTCTGGAATGAGCTTTGGCAGCTTTCAGACTGTGAGGATATTGCAAGAAAGGCTCTTTCAGCTTCGGATATATGGGGCTGCGATCTGTGTACTGATGACAATGTCCGTCAGGTAGCAGGTCATATCAAAGCTATAACAGAAAATGGTATGAGAACTGCACTTAAAGCTTTTCTTGGTGATGAGATATGA
- a CDS encoding ABC transporter ATP-binding protein: MAYLTLRGINKIYPNGFHAVHDFNLEINKGEFIVFVGSSGCGKSTTLRMIAGLENISKGDFLIDGERANEMGPRDRGVAMVFQSYALYPHMTVYDNLAFGLMLQGVDDDVIDEKVRSTADILGLSDYLDRLPRELSGGQRQRVAVGRAIIRKVDIFLMDEPLSNLDAKQRVTMRSEITQIHRQTGATTIYVTHDQTEAMTMADRIVVMKNGYIQQVGTPYELYFSPVNMFVAGFIGEPPMNFIESRVENGKLPLQNNTIDLEKCVDKDILESLEGREVVLGFRPEAVKLAERNVPENCYHMTSVVELVELLGDNTNVYVDIYNGNSILKVDPHVSPESGEGFDFYLPYESVYLFDKQTEKRIKLRNK, from the coding sequence ATGGCATATTTAACATTGCGAGGGATCAATAAGATCTATCCGAACGGATTTCATGCCGTTCATGATTTTAATCTTGAGATAAATAAAGGCGAGTTCATAGTTTTTGTAGGCTCGTCAGGATGCGGAAAGTCCACTACACTGCGTATGATCGCAGGTCTTGAGAATATCAGTAAGGGCGATTTTCTCATAGACGGTGAGAGGGCTAATGAAATGGGTCCGCGTGATCGCGGAGTTGCTATGGTGTTCCAGAGCTACGCTCTCTACCCTCATATGACAGTATACGATAATCTGGCATTCGGTCTGATGCTACAGGGCGTTGATGATGACGTTATAGATGAAAAGGTCAGATCTACGGCAGATATTCTCGGACTGTCCGATTATCTGGATAGACTTCCTCGTGAGCTCTCAGGCGGTCAGCGACAGAGAGTTGCAGTCGGACGTGCGATAATCCGTAAGGTCGATATTTTCCTTATGGATGAGCCGCTTTCCAATCTTGATGCAAAGCAGCGTGTTACAATGCGTTCCGAGATAACTCAGATACATCGCCAGACAGGTGCTACTACCATATATGTTACCCATGACCAGACTGAAGCCATGACTATGGCTGACAGGATAGTAGTTATGAAAAACGGCTATATCCAGCAGGTAGGCACTCCGTATGAACTGTATTTTTCTCCTGTAAATATGTTCGTTGCAGGCTTCATAGGTGAGCCTCCCATGAACTTTATTGAGAGCAGGGTGGAAAACGGAAAGCTTCCTTTGCAGAATAATACTATCGACCTTGAAAAATGTGTCGATAAGGATATACTTGAAAGTTTAGAGGGCAGGGAAGTTGTATTAGGTTTCCGTCCTGAAGCTGTTAAGCTTGCAGAGAGAAATGTACCGGAAAATTGTTATCATATGACATCAGTAGTTGAACTGGTGGAACTGCTTGGAGATAATACAAATGTGTATGTGGATATCTACAACGGCAACAGCATACTTAAAGTAGATCCACATGTATCTCCTGAAAGCGGAGAGGGATTTGATTTTTATCTGCCCTATGAGAGCGTTTATCTGTTCGACAAGCAGACCGAGAAACGCATAAAACTGAGAAATAAATGA
- a CDS encoding UxaA family hydrolase — MRKTIIINPLDNVGVALTKLAKGETAENVVLCEDIEKGHKFALRNIAEGEQVIKYGEVIGAASQQINAGSHVHTHNMHTCLDGTLEYTFNKVAKPELPKAVSRNVNVYVRKNGDAGIRNELWVIPTVGCVNSQARRIVKVFCEKHPELSGVDGCHAFTHPYGCSQIGEDHERTRLLLQRMVKHPNCGGALVLGLGCENNRMDVFKDTLGEYDESRTRFLIAQDVPDEVEAGVQLLEELYEAAKNDKREPKDISCLKVGLKCGGSDGLSGITANPLVGRFSDYMAEVGGTTVLTEVPEMFGAEHLLMNRAKDAETFEKVVHLVNGFKEYYKRHDQPVYENPSPGNKAGGITTLEDKSLGCTQKSGTGEVCDVLMEGNCVVEHGLNLLNGPGNDMVAVTDLACAGCQLVLFTTGRGTPFGGFVPTVKISTNTELSQRKKNWIDFDAGTIAQGESFESKLDSLVDLVAAVAGGQKTVNEIYDSRDIAIFKTGVTL, encoded by the coding sequence ATGAGAAAGACTATCATTATCAATCCCCTGGATAATGTCGGCGTTGCGCTGACAAAACTTGCAAAAGGAGAAACAGCTGAAAATGTTGTCCTTTGCGAGGATATCGAAAAGGGACATAAATTTGCCCTAAGAAACATAGCTGAGGGTGAGCAGGTCATCAAATATGGTGAGGTCATCGGCGCAGCTTCGCAGCAGATAAATGCAGGCAGCCATGTTCATACCCACAATATGCATACCTGTCTTGACGGAACACTGGAGTATACTTTTAACAAAGTTGCAAAGCCGGAACTTCCAAAGGCGGTCAGCCGAAATGTGAATGTATATGTACGTAAGAACGGAGATGCAGGTATACGCAACGAACTTTGGGTAATACCCACAGTCGGATGTGTTAATTCTCAGGCTAGGCGTATAGTCAAGGTGTTCTGTGAAAAGCATCCTGAACTTTCAGGTGTTGACGGTTGTCATGCTTTCACACACCCTTATGGCTGTTCACAGATCGGTGAGGATCATGAAAGGACCAGGCTGCTTCTGCAGAGAATGGTAAAGCACCCTAATTGCGGAGGTGCTCTTGTTCTTGGTCTTGGCTGCGAGAACAACCGCATGGATGTTTTCAAAGATACCCTCGGTGAATATGATGAGAGCCGTACACGTTTCCTGATCGCCCAGGATGTTCCTGACGAGGTAGAAGCAGGTGTACAGCTTCTCGAAGAATTATATGAAGCAGCTAAAAATGATAAGCGCGAGCCAAAGGATATCTCATGCCTTAAAGTAGGTCTTAAATGCGGCGGCTCAGACGGTCTTTCCGGTATAACTGCAAATCCGCTGGTCGGACGATTCTCAGATTATATGGCTGAGGTCGGAGGTACTACAGTACTTACTGAGGTGCCTGAGATGTTCGGTGCTGAACACCTCCTTATGAACCGCGCAAAGGATGCTGAGACCTTTGAGAAGGTCGTTCATCTGGTAAACGGATTCAAGGAGTACTATAAAAGACATGATCAGCCTGTATATGAAAATCCTTCACCGGGCAATAAAGCAGGTGGTATAACCACTCTTGAGGATAAATCTCTCGGCTGTACTCAGAAATCTGGTACCGGTGAAGTGTGTGACGTTCTGATGGAAGGAAACTGTGTTGTTGAACACGGACTCAATCTGCTGAATGGCCCCGGAAATGATATGGTAGCTGTTACTGATCTTGCCTGCGCAGGGTGTCAGCTTGTGCTGTTTACAACAGGCAGGGGTACTCCCTTCGGCGGTTTTGTACCTACTGTGAAAATATCTACCAATACAGAGCTTTCTCAGCGTAAGAAAAACTGGATAGACTTTGATGCGGGAACGATAGCTCAGGGCGAAAGCTTTGAAAGCAAGCTTGATTCACTTGTTGATCTTGTTGCAGCTGTTGCAGGAGGTCAGAAGACCGTAAATGAAATATACGATTCCCGAGATATTGCAATATTCAAAACAGGTGTTACCCTGTAA
- the kduI gene encoding 5-dehydro-4-deoxy-D-glucuronate isomerase: MKLDIRYSNHPDDSKHYDTNELRSNYLIEDIFIADEISLTYSHQDRMIAGGAMPVNGALALGSTKELGTDYFLERREMGIINVGGKGTVTLDGKEYVLDYKDGLYIGMGTKEISFTSDDAEKPAKFYINSSPAHQTYPTVYITKEKANHIPLGSPENLNKRVVNQYIHPAVCKSCQLSMGMTELDKTSSWNTMPSHTHERRMEVYFYFELEDDNVVFHMMGQPQETRHIIMHNEQAVISPSWSIHSGTATSNYTFIWGMCGENQTYDDMDNISNLDLK; the protein is encoded by the coding sequence ATGAAACTTGATATAAGATACAGCAATCACCCAGATGATTCTAAGCACTATGATACTAATGAGCTGCGCAGTAATTATCTGATCGAGGATATATTCATAGCAGATGAGATATCCCTTACTTATTCGCATCAGGATAGAATGATCGCAGGCGGTGCTATGCCTGTGAACGGAGCGCTCGCACTCGGCAGCACAAAGGAACTTGGAACAGATTATTTCCTCGAAAGACGTGAGATGGGTATCATCAATGTTGGCGGTAAGGGTACAGTTACACTTGACGGTAAGGAATATGTTCTTGACTACAAGGACGGTCTTTATATCGGTATGGGTACTAAGGAAATATCCTTCACTTCTGATGATGCTGAAAAGCCTGCAAAATTCTATATCAATTCAAGTCCTGCACATCAGACTTATCCTACGGTATATATCACCAAGGAAAAGGCTAATCATATACCTCTCGGCTCTCCCGAAAACCTGAATAAGCGAGTAGTAAATCAGTATATCCATCCTGCTGTATGCAAGTCCTGCCAGCTTTCAATGGGTATGACAGAGCTGGATAAGACAAGCTCATGGAATACTATGCCTTCTCATACTCATGAGAGAAGAATGGAAGTATATTTCTATTTTGAGCTTGAAGATGATAACGTGGTATTCCACATGATGGGTCAGCCCCAAGAAACACGTCATATCATCATGCATAATGAGCAGGCAGTCATCAGCCCCAGCTGGTCAATTCACAGCGGTACAGCTACAAGTAATTATACATTCATCTGGGGTATGTGCGGTGAGAACCAGACATATGATGATATGGACAACATCAGCAATCTTGACCTGAAATGA